The genomic interval GTTGTAATCAACAAAGAACTATTGAGTGCACGCATTTAACCTGGATCTGGCGAAGCGCAGAGCACTCAATGCAGGTCTCGATCTCTCTGAATGTCTGCATGATGGGCGCCATCACCTGCTCAAGGCTGACCTGCTGCTCGTCCCTAAGGTCCAGCTTACACCCCACGACAATCACAGGTGCCTTTAACTGTGATAGGCAAACAGCAAGCAACACGAGATCACAGGACCGCCCATGAAACCACCCATTACGACCGATCCAAATCCTACGCCACGAacctggaggcggcggagctcggggagCCAGAATGTGCTGAGCCGCTCCAGCGTGGCGGGCCTATCGCAGGCGTACGTGAGCACCACCGCGTCCGCCGCCTGGCACTCGGCGATCAGCTTCGCCCTGTGCTCCGGGCTGCATCCACACAGAAATGGAATCAATCACCGAGACGAACAAGGCCAAAATCGCAACGGAGTCCATCCACAAATCTACCGACTAAGGGAACACCCCCGATTCATCGCGGGCCGCGGCGCGATCTGCGCGAGGGAGGTCAGCGGACCTGGAGGAGGTGTCGACGATGGTGATTGGGACGCGGTCGGGGAAGTAGTCGGCGGGGAGGCGGGTGGGCGGCATGACGCGGGGGACGTTCTCCGGGAAGGCCTCGGTGGCGACGGAGACGACGAGGCTGGACTTGCCGGTGCCAGGGTCGCCGATGACGACGACCCGCACGCCCTGCTTGCCGGCCAggttcgccgctgtcgccgcagccgccatggcgcgcctcctctctctctccctccgctcgccgcgctagggttttgggggatttgggcgcggcgctgcggcgagtggtggcgtggcgtggcgtcgcgcgggggtggggggtggggggtggggaggaggcgtcAGAGAGTGGGGCCGGCTCGCTCTTTATATGGAGTTTGGTTGCAGGTTGCTTCGCCTTGGAAcggaagaaagagagagtgtGTCTGATTGAAGACTCGATCCCTGTGTGGGTTGGGCTTTCTCACATAGGCCATGATTGAGGCCCATACAAGGAGGCCTTACGTGTTACTGTGTGATGCTGCGAGCCTTTTATGCACAGTGCAAGGCCCTCATCTGCAAATCAGCACAACCACATCTAGGGAGCGTTTGTTCGGGGAAATCACTGAGTTACAAAACGAGATTTTTCGATGGTACAACTGTCGTGGTGCCTACGTGACGTAGCTTTCGCTGAAATGTCAAGTTGACTTTGGTCAACCATCGTGTGACCTCCCCCATTTGCCGGTCAccaagaagagaggaagagaggtggacaGAGGAGGGGAATAGTCACTACCATGTGGGGCCCGTGTGGGTCCCGCGTTGATTCAGTTGTCACGTCACGTGAAATAGGGGACAAAAACACCGAAGGATCTAGAGTGACCTAGGTTTTTAAGTTGAGGGATgccatatatctggttttcagTTCAAtgataattttataactcgacGACAAGATAAGGGATCTCAAGTGTATATTTTCCTTCATTTGGAGAAGAGATCTTTAGCTTTTCACGCGTACGCTTCTCAAACTTTTGAACTGTaccttttataaaaaaaatattatatgaaaattgctttaaaaaatcgtattaatccattttacaaataataattaatattttaattaattatatgctaatggaTCGTCTCGTTTTGTCTATTCTCGGTCTTCTCCAATCCTCTCACGTAAACTTctttaaggccctgtttgatttagcttaggattattaCAAACatatagcttattatgatagattattacaatctataagccagattactataatctggtaatccactctaaacgtgctttttttaaattattgggTATCTAACAGCtaataatctagagaaacaaacagcaaaccgcttattctatgtctgcttattataatctagtttataataatctggctcaataatctagattacaataatcttaagctgaaacaaacagggcctaaaccACACACCAGGACTTATTCtatgtcggcttattataatctagtttataataatctggctcaataatctagattacaataatcttaagctgaaacaaacagggcctaaaccACACACCAGGAAATCTAAAGCCATGCGATGAAGGCACTCTAACCCACAATGGTAGTTGCCCAAGCCTAATAGCCACAATttaaccaaaaacgtgaacttttgatgctatataaccaattttccCTTTATATTTCCACATATAATGTTGGCCTCTAGCCGTGTTGTCTTTCTCCGTCGATGCTATCTTGTCGATGGTAATAGGCATTTCTTTTTGCCTATAAAATTTGAGAGCTTGGACTAAAATAGAGTGAGCtcaattttcatatatttttggcCTAGAAATATTTAATAACTAGGTACGTAGATTGTGAAATAAACCGTGGGCTTTGACCCATTACCACCTCACGAAGTGAATTGTGCGGTGATCTAGTACGTGATCTTTGGTGAAATGATTTGTGCTCCTTTACTTGTTACTGCCTTAACTGTGCGTCATTCAGGTAGTACTGATCTCTATAGTTACCTATCTAAATTAATAAAACTACGCTCCTGATTTTACTAGTAAGCAGTAGCAAGAGACATGTAAATGCAGCAAACTTTGTGACAACCATTTTCAACCATTCAAGTAGCATTCAACAGCGCTGAATTTTAACCAGTACCAACTTCGCATTAGAAATACCATCAATACAAATAGTTTCTTTAGAAGTTGCACCGAGATAGAGTTTCCCCACCTGAATTATCATTAAGGGAGAGAAAGTACAAATTGTTTTAACTAAGTTACATTGGAATGTAGAGGAAGAAAGAACTACTTTCCAAGAATCTATTACAACTCTAGCTAAGAAACCTTTCCAACCTTTCCGCCCAGAGGGTATAGAGACAATCTTAGCAAGAGAGCAAGATATTCCATTGAAGACAACATCAATACCAATAAAGTTGCAAGTAAAAATGTTTAACTTTGCATTTGGGAGTATAGTATTAAATTGCGCACACAATAATCCTAAATAATATGTTCTTTTTAGGAGATAGGTCGTCGCTGAAGGGCTAATGCCCGTGGCCACCAAGAAAAGCCATGAACCAATTCGTTATCATAGCCAAACTTCCTAAGTACGGCCCATGTAGTTTCCTCTCGTCCTTTCGCAATAAAAACAACATGAAGGTAAAGGAATCCAATGAAGGTAATAAGGCCATTATCATTCACGCCTCCAATCATATGTTGTTGAACCATCCTCTTCATATCTGCAATTTCAGCAGGTTGGAGAGAGACCTTGAAGCATCTAACCTGTAaattagcaaaaataaaaaagaagtccAATGATTATTATCTATATAAATACTCAGTCTTATTTTTAGGATATATAATTTGAAAAAGGACATCCTAAAGATAATTCGGTtgcaaaataaaatcatatgtgaggatgacatgtgggaacTAGACACATGTCAATAGCACATATGATGGTATTTTTTATAACTCCACAATTTTACAATACCAAGCAAATCGGTATATTTTTACATGACCATAAAAACAACTATATAATTTGGTATAAGTGAGTACAAACCAGAAATGCATTCATCTCCGCATCACTAACTGCACCATCCTTGTCACGGTCATAAAGAGAAAATATCTGTTGAAAAGTCATCATGCACCGTGGCTTTATAGATCGCGTTGCTTTATCAAATAGAGGAGTTGTTGGGTGAAGCACTGCCATTTGGGCACAGTAGAAGACCTCATCCACCTGCAAATATTCAAATATTCATTTATCACGTGAAAACAACAATTATTACCCAATAACTGGAATCTATATATCAGTAAATTATAAGTCCAAACTACAATAGATAGACAATACGGTTATGAATTGAATTTACTGCGTGGCCAACcatgcataaaaaaattatggcaATTTATGAGCTAGTATTATAAACACGCCTGGCCAATtcagattaattaattgatcaCGAATTAACGAACGGCGACTCGACACTGAAGTTTGAAAATGCATCATCACATAATtttggatgtgtttagttcacgctaaaattaaaagtttggttgaaattggaacgatgtgacggaaaagttgaaaatttgtgtgtgtaggaaagttttgatgtgatagaaaagttgaaaatttgaaaaaaaaaagtttggaactaaactcggcctttaCCACACATTTTACCTTTATCCGGTGAAGCGCCGAGCACTCCAGATAGATCTCAACCTCTCTAAATGTACACATGATGAAGTCCAGTACATTTTCAAGGCcggcctgctgctgcttgtcACTTAGGTCGACCTTACACCCCGCGAGAATCACCGGCACCTTCGACTGTGACAGGAAAATCACAACAGAAAACACCACGAAACCAACATCGATCTCGGTTAATTAGCCCAGAAATTAAAACCAACGACCAACCATGACGGCCGGCCGCGATCCAATTAATCGCACATATATACACGAAGAACCTGCAGGAGGCGCCGGATCTTGGGGAGCCAGAATGTGGTGATCCGCTCCAACGTGTTCGGCCTATCGCACGCGTAAGTGAGCACCACCGCGTCCGCCGTCTGGCACTCGGCGATCATCGATCACACGCCGAATCGAtcaacaccaccaccagcacAAATCAAATCGACACACGACGATGACACACGATTAGGGGAGAGAGGCGACGAAGACGGCTCGATTTGGGGAgagaggcgacgacggcggcgaacgtACCTGGAGGAGGTGTCGACGATGGTGACGGTGATGCGGGCGGGGAAGTAGTCGACGGGGAGGCGGGCGGGTGGCAAGACGCGGGCGACGCCGTCGTCCTGATCGGGGAACCTCccggtggcgatggtggcgacgAGGCTGGACTTGCCGGTGCCATGGTCGCCGATGACGGCGACCCGCACGTCCCGCTTGGCCGCCGCTCGCGACGACCACGCGACCCCCATGGcgtctcctcccctccgcccgcGGTAGGGTTTTTTTGTGGGGGGTTTGGGCGCGTCGCGTGGTGCGGCCGCCATCGCTGGCGTCGACTAAAATAGAGAGAGCGAGAGACGAATAGTGGGCATGTATGAACTTGAAAGGCCTGTTGGGCTGGGCTTTCCGGTGTTCCTACTCCATATGCCTAAGCGAGGCCCACAGGAATGAGGGCTCACGTAGTCGTGATGTCATcgttttttaaagataatggaTTCAGTTAAATACTCCAAAATGATACATTCTAAGAGTCCACCCCGGTCTCTGTAAAGAATGCACACAGCAAAAAAAACAGGATCTAAGAAGACTTTCTCATCACAAAACACAGAAACCAGTGGCTATCAACCTATACACTAGATCGTGACCCATGCTTATGGGTAAAAAACTCCCACCTAGTCCAAACATTGCGATACCACCGTAGTAGTATCCCGAAGTCCCGGTTTGTGGAGGATGGCCCAGGTGCGTAGCCACCGGGTGACTAAAGTAGTAATCTGCAAATGAGAAGACACATCGTACATCGGTCAGCGTCAGCCATCGCCCACCGTAgtgatcgccgtcgccgtcgtggagTCAATGTTAAAgagtttttttctaaattttttcaaaCCTTcttaattttaaaaacaaacaattccaaaatttatttttcagtcttgcTAACCCGTCTCGCAGTTAGTTAAGGTGACGTGGCAAGACAACACCCGGAAAGGTTTGttatcaaaattagaaaatttcaaaaaaaaaaggaaaagaaaatcatgTGAAGATGGAATCCGAGCTAAAGTAGAGGAGAGAGCCGCGCGCTGCCAACCACGTATGACCGGAACAGTGCCTTTCACCGGCGTGCCGTACCGACCATATGGGTCGTGCAACTACCGTTTCAGTACCAGCCTGAGACGCTGATGGCATCGCTGTGAACGACCCCGCCCCCAGCCTGAGATTCCGTATTATCGCTCTCAGATCTCAGTTGTTCGTTTCTTCTGATTGTTTTTCATTAATTGAAGAAGCTTCTTTGCTCATTTGGTCATTTTGATCGCGATCCACTCAAGCACCCGGGCTCCACTATAATAATGCAAGCTAGTGTAGCAGCCCAGCACACACACACTAGTGCAAGCAGCTCGAGCTTGAGCTCcacctcgccatcgccggcgacttCTCCTGTCCTGACCGGCCGGAGCTCCGATCTTGGCGGTGACCAAGAGACCTGACGAGACgatgtccgccgccgccgcatcctcccccGCTCCCCGGTACGTACCTGGTTCTGGTCGCCGTAATCcgatctcctcttttttttttttcgcacggTCTTCACCGGCGGCGCTGTATGTTAGTTTACTCGATCTCGAATCCCCGatgcgtcgccgccggtgaaggTCCCGGGCTTTCGCCGTTTGCCATGGCGAAATCGAGGGatctgactgactgactgactgtCCCTATCCCCTTCCCAGTAAGAGTGGGCTGCTCAACTGATAGGTTTTGGTGTGAGAGTGTTTGGGGCTTCTTCAGATTGCCCAGAGGATACCCCATATGTTCTTGAACTGAAAAGATGAATGGGGAATCTCAATGTTAGTCAAAGGGGGAATTAGTTTCTAATTTTCCCTTCAATAACATGTTAGCTGGTGTGTCAAGTCCTGTAATTTGTGAATTGTGAGAGTTCAGGCTAGCAAGATTAAGCTTGTATTTTGTTAGAAAGAATGTGgttaaaaatcatgtttgggtggttttatgagaaaaaaactgaaaacattGTTCGCGAACAAGCAAGTAAACAACTTTGCAATGGTGCTTGCCTGGTCTTTCCTCAGCTAGGATAATGTTCTTTTCAAGTTAATTAGCTGTCGCAACTCACTAGTAGAAGTGCCTATAGAATTTAATCAAAACGGCGGCTCACTTATCCTTCCTCTGCCCCTTCGCAACTGCATTCTGGAATCAGCTTGAAATCCCACAGACTATCACCAGCGCGAGCGACCTCCATGCTCTGCGCCCAAATGGCCGCCTCCCAACCAAACACTTCAAGGTTTTCTTCTTGCTTTGTCTCTGGGGATTATGGAATCATCGTCATGATGTTGTCTTCCGTGGAGAATCCCCCTCTCTGCATAGACTAGTTTCTAGATGTATTGAGGATGCAACCTTGTGGGCAGAGAGACTAGTTTGTGCTGACAGGATCGTTGTAATCCTGGAAACAAATTCTTTCCTCCCCCCTTCGCACTATGTAATCCAAAGTCGTATACTCCTTCTATCTTTCAATgaaaattcaggtggggaagctCACCCCCCCGGTGAccagtctaaaaaaaataatttaatcaaTGGTTCATGAAACACTGGTAATTCTGATACTAAATACAATTTGCATATTTATCAgttctttaaatttgatttggGTTCTTTCCTCTGGAGAAAAGGTTGGAAAGCAAGGTTGCGCTGGTTACCGGTGGTGCTTCAGGTATTGGTGAAGCAATTGTTCGCCTCTTTAGAGAGCATGGTGCAAAGGTATGTATTGCAGATATCCAAGATGAAGCAGGTCAGAAGCTCCGGGACTCCCTTGGAGGTGACCAAGATGTCTTATTTGTCCACTGCGATGTTTCGGTGGAAGAGGATGTAGCCCGAGCGGTCGATGCAACAGCTGAAAAGTTTGGTACTCTTGACATCATGGTCAACAATGCTGGCTTTACAGGCCAGAAAATCACAGATATCCGAAACATCGACTTTTCTGAAGTCAGGAAGGTGATCAACATCAATTTAGTCGGTGTATTCCACGGGATGAAACACGCAGCGCGCATCATGATCCCCAATAAGAAGGGGTCCATCATCTCATTGGGAAGTGTTTCTAGTGTCATTGGAGGGTTGGGACCTCATTCATACACAGCAACCAAGCATGCTGTGGTGGGTCTAACCAAGAATGTAGCTGGGGAATTGGGGAAGCATGGGATACGCGTGAACTGCGTATCTCCCTATGCAGTGCCCACGGCTCTCTCCATGCCGTATCTGCCCCAGGGCGAGCGCAAGGATGATGCCCTGAAAGACTTTTTCGCCTTTGTTGGTGGTGAAGCAAACCTGAAAGGTGTGGATCTGCTACCTAAGGATGTTGCTCAAGCAGTGCTCTACTTGGCAAGCGATGAAGCGAGGTACATCAGCGCGCTCAACCTCATGGTGGATGGTGGCTTTACCTCTGTGAATCACAATTTGAGAGCATTTGAAGATTAACAGAAGTTGTTAGGCACAATTGGTACTCTAGTTTCAGATGCTATGTACCATTCTGATTTTAGAACTTTGATCAATTACCTAAAGTAAGAATGTCAATAAGGAATGCAATCTTGTATCTGTGGTATTGTATAGTACTATGATTGTATTGCCGGTGCTTAAGGACAATCATTGATTATTATCAGCACTATTATGTTACAGTTCTGAAAACTGGTATGAGTTCATATAGCATCAATTATTCAGGTGTGTTAAGTAATGCTTCTATGTCAGCATGCCTACAGTACAGAGTTGCAAACCAGTGGATTTTACAGTTAAATAAAAGTGATGCCCGTTGGTGTATATAATCACTGATGACATGCACAAAACTGAATTTTCCTGAATTGGCACTACTGTGCTCACTCTAACAGAATCATTGACttatctgaagaaaaaaaaatctgcagaTAAAAAGGATTCTTCTACTGATGAAAATTGTATTGGACGAACTTTCCCCAATGGCCCGATCCATGAAAGAAGAAACTGACAGCATGAGATTAAACTGGTTGTGCCACGTCTAAATATTCAGCATACATGTAAAGTGCGAAAGAATGGCAGCCAACTGATTTCACTAATGCATGTGTGATGCAACAAACAATAATTTTACAGTACATGTATACACCAAACATAAACATATCATTAGCATAAGACGTATATCATCAGTCATCACCATCTGCGCTACAGTTTCTCTATAAACGGAGATACTATAGCTTTCCCGTACAACATTGCTGTAATAAACTATCACCGGTAATCTTTCAAACTCTAGCATCTATTCATCAGCTGAAGAATGTTGTGAAGTCACAGAATCAGT from Oryza glaberrima chromosome 3, OglaRS2, whole genome shotgun sequence carries:
- the LOC127767299 gene encoding mitochondrial Rho GTPase 1-like, giving the protein MIAECQTADAVVLTYACDRPNTLERITTFWLPKIRRLLQSKVPVILAGCKVDLSDKQQQAGLENVLDFIMCTFREVEIYLECSALHRIKVDEVFYCAQMAVLHPTTPLFDKATRSIKPRCMMTFQQIFSLYDRDKDGAVSDAEMNAFLVRCFKVSLQPAEIADMKRMVQQHMIGGVNDNGLITFIGFLYLHVVFIAKGREETTWAVLRKFGYDNELVHGFSWWPRALALQRRPIS
- the LOC127766755 gene encoding zerumbone synthase, with the protein product MSAAAASSPAPRLESKVALVTGGASGIGEAIVRLFREHGAKVCIADIQDEAGQKLRDSLGGDQDVLFVHCDVSVEEDVARAVDATAEKFGTLDIMVNNAGFTGQKITDIRNIDFSEVRKVININLVGVFHGMKHAARIMIPNKKGSIISLGSVSSVIGGLGPHSYTATKHAVVGLTKNVAGELGKHGIRVNCVSPYAVPTALSMPYLPQGERKDDALKDFFAFVGGEANLKGVDLLPKDVAQAVLYLASDEARYISALNLMVDGGFTSVNHNLRAFED